The Numida meleagris isolate 19003 breed g44 Domestic line chromosome 12, NumMel1.0, whole genome shotgun sequence genome includes a window with the following:
- the HIGD2A gene encoding HIG1 domain family member 2A, mitochondrial encodes MAAPRCRRTAPLRWAGPRREAPREAESRVRTPPQCRSAANYSSRHAPRRGHVTLPGAGLRRAGRVALLAVPAAAAMAAGPPPPLEPSPLPVFREEGFADKFLRKTRENPLVPLGCLCTLGVLTYGLISFKRGDTRHSQLMMRARVAAQGFTLAALLGGMVVTALRARN; translated from the exons ATGGCTGCCCCACGCTGCCGCCGGACCGCACCGCTGCGCtgggccgggccgcgccgcgaGGCACCACGGGAAGCGGAGTCCCGCGTGCGGACGCCGCCGCAGTGCCGCTCCGCCGCGAACTACAGCTCCCGGCATGCCCCGCGGCGGGGTCACGTGACTCTGCCGGGAGCCGGCCTACGGCGGGCGGGAAGGGTCGCGCTGCTCGCTGTCCCCGCGGCCGCAGCCATGGCGGCCGGGCCTCCTCCGCCCTTGGAGCCCAGCCCGCTGCCGGTGTTCCGCGAGGAGGGCTTCGCGGACAAGTTCCTGCGCAAGACGCGCGAGAACCCGCTGGTGCCCCTCG GCTGCCTCTGCACCCTGGGCGTGCTGACCTACGGCCTCATCAGCTTCAAGAGAGGGGACACGCGCCACTCGCAGCTGATGATGCGGGCGCGGGTCGCGGCCCAAGGCTTCACTCTCGCGGCCCTGCTGGGGGGCATGGTGGTCACGGCCCTCCGGGCCAGGAACTGA
- the NOP16 gene encoding nucleolar protein 16, protein MPKAKGKNRRQKFAYGLNRKRLYRSARRKAAPRIECSHIRHAWDATKSVAQNLAEMGLAGDPNKAVPIAKRRLQRMETESDGQEQEKTLVRKPYVLSEMEFEASLPEKKSNTLSRDLIDYVRYMIQNHGENYKEMARDEKNYYQDTPKQIKRKINVYKNFYPEEYKDFVASLKQEKMDVQ, encoded by the exons ATGCCGAAGGCCAAGGGGAAGAACCGGAGGCAGAAGTTCGCTTACGGCCTCAACCGCAAGCGGCTGTACCGCAGCGCCCGGCGCAAGGCCGCGCCGCGCATCGAGTG CTCGCACATCCGCCATGCGTGGGACGCGACCAAGTCGGTGGCGCAGAACCTGGCCGAGATGGGCCTGGCCGGGGACCCCAACAAGGCCGTCCCCATCGCCAAGAGGCGGCTGCAG AGGATGGAGACGGAGAGCGATGGACAGGAGCAGGAGAAGACGCTTGTGCGGAAGCCCTACGTCCTGAGCg AGATGGAATTTGAGGCCAGTCTTCCTGAGAAGAAGTCAAATACGCTCTCAAGAGACCTCATTGACTATGTGCGGTACATGATACAGAACCATGGGGAGAACTACAAG GAAATGGCTCGTGATGAAAAGAACTACTACCAGGACACTCCTAAACAGATCAAGAGGAAGATCAACGTGTACAAGAATTTCTATCCTGAGGAGTACAAGGATTTTGTTGCATCACTCAAGCAGGAGAAGATGGATGTGCAGTGA
- the ARL10 gene encoding ADP-ribosylation factor-like protein 10: protein MAPTGALRNLTLALGAAVVVLGSLLFIAWKLYFRGAEPAGTWDGWWERELRELRERDPVGSTAVWKQVLVLGLDGAGKSSVLHYICSQKARTRIPPTLGFNSAQLHVEGLEMDLLEVGGSYNLRAYWPLYLSDAHVLVFVVDSVDRSRLLTARQELHALLAEEPRLPLVVLANKQDKSNALSTEELREELALHSLSGQRELFLLPTSATWASLSTATSVLHVKSLLVTLLSQP from the exons ATGGCTCCGACCGGCGCCCTCCGCAACCTGACGCTTGCCCTGGGGGCCGCCGTGGTGGTGCTGGGCTCTCTGCTCTTCATCGCTTGGAAGCTCTACTTCCGCGGCGCCGAGCCCGCGGGCACCTGGGACGGCTGGTGGGAGCGGGAACTGCGGGAGCTGCGGGAGCGAGACCCGGTTGGCAGCACG GCGGTGTGGAAGCAGGtgttggtgctggggctggacGGCGCAGGGAAGAGCAGCGTCCTGCACTACATCTGCAGCCAGAAGGCCAGGACACGCATCCCGCCCACACTGGGCTTCAATTCTGCCCAGCTGCACGTCGAGGGGCTGGAGATGGACCTGCTGGAGG TGGGCGGCAGCTACAACCTGCGGGCGTACTGGCCACTCTACCTGAGTGACGCCCACGTGCTGGTGTTCGTGGTGGACTCTGTGGACAGGTCACGCCTGCTGACAGCACGTCAGGAGCTGCACGCGCTGCTGGCTGAGGAGCCCCGGCTGCCGCTGGTGGTGCTGGCCAACAAGCAG GATAAGAGCAATGCCCTGAGCACGGAGGAGCTGCGGGAGGAGCTGGCCCTGCACTCACTCAGCGGGCAGCGGGAGCTCTTCCTCTTGCCCACCAGTGCAACCTGGGCCAGTCTGAGCACAGCCACCAGCGTCCTGCATGTGAAGAGCCTACTGGTCACCCTGCTGTCCCAGCCCTGA
- the CLTB gene encoding clathrin light chain B translates to MADDFGFFSSSEGAGTEEDPAAAFLAQQESEIAGIENDEGFGPTEGDSASAPAGQAAPQEPAGFQNGGATINGDVFQESNGPTDAYAAIAKADRLTQEPESIRKWREEQKKRLEELDAASKVTEQEWREKAKKDLEEWNLRQNEQVEKNRANNRASEEAFLKESKEETPGSEWEKVAQLCDFNPKSSKQSKDVSRMRSVLISLKQTPLSR, encoded by the exons ATGGCCGACGACTTCGGCTTCTTCTCCTCGTCCGAGGGCGCCGGCACCGAGGAGGACCCGGCTGCCGCCTTCCTGGCCCAGCAGGAAAGCGAGATCGCCGGCATCGAGAACGACGAAGGCTTCGGGCCGACCGAAGGCGACTCGGCCTCCGCCCCCGCAGGGCAGGCGGCCCCGCAGGAGCCGG CTGGTTTCCAGAATGGAGGAGCCACTATCAATGGAGATGTTTTCCAG GAGTCCAATGGCCCCACGGATGCCTATGCAGCCATAGCCAAGGCTGATCGGCTGACCCAGGAACCTGAGAGCATCCGCAAATGGAGGGAGGAGCAGAAGAAGCgcctggaggagctgg ATGCAGCATCGAAAGTGACTGAGCAGGAATGGCGTGAGAAGgccaaaaaggacctggagGAGTGGAACCTGCGTCAGAATGAGCAGGTGGAGAAGAACCGAGCAAACAACAG GGCCTCAGAGGAAGCGTTCCTGAAGGAGTCCAAGGAGGAAACTCCAGGCTCCGAGTGGGAGAAGGTTGCCCAGCTCTGCGACTTCAACCCCAAGAGCAGCAAGCAAAGCAAGGATGTCTCGCGGATGCGCTCGGTGCTCATCTCCCTCAAACAGACACCCCTGTCCCGCTAG